In the Brachyhypopomus gauderio isolate BG-103 unplaced genomic scaffold, BGAUD_0.2 sc90, whole genome shotgun sequence genome, cagtgccctctagtggctgatTTGTGCATTACCGTACATTCAGGTCTGCTTTGGAACTAACCTGGCATGATCATAAACCAACATTCAATGAATTAGTGTGTTGTGCTTGAATAATATTGAAGAAAAGCTGCCAGGTATGTGTTGACCAAATAAATAGTAAATGAAATAATGGACAACCaagtagggatgtcccgatccagctttttgaacttccgaacTGATACCGATATtcatttgcacttccgatccgataccgatatcagccgataccggcctattcgagcatgtattaaaattatttagccaacttactttgttgtcaaactcattttgaaAAACGTTTTACtgttgataacaagtagccagctgaattaggtgtgtttgaataatacacaatggttggtaaggagaaactgacctgtttatttagcaattaataaactcaaaatagactaaataataaataacaaacagaaatggcatcagcagtacaaataatattgtaaatgacTTGTTATTCCCTGGGTTTTGGCACTGTTCAATGGCAGTTTGTCACGGTTCTCAAActtttctgccagtgttagttgtgtaggacctttttTTATTCGGTGTAGGATCTTTTTGtattcggttttctttagaaactcttcatattgtttatggtggtatttcgctaaatgcttgtttagattggttgtattaaaagttcttacagctttaccaccacgcataactttactgtggcatatgttgcactctacctcttcgtctttgtcgtcctttaaggtaaaataatcccacacaactgacatttttaccgataacatcaaatttacatggccgtcttaatggttaggagatgcaACTGAGCTAAATTGGAGAGatgctatgctcgtgtgctgaaggtgggctggaaaatgcggaccggattttactctcactggcgaaaacacagcaaaatctggaatggattatctaaatgagTGCGCTGGAAACCCGGATCGgactttcaaaaaaaaaaactggacatggagtctggatcggcattttctagtgcctgccgatccgataccgatacgcatttttgcaaatatcggatcgggataAGCCTACAACCAAGCAGTAAAAGAATCACTGATATGGTTTAAGTAAATAACCAGTAGTTACATGATTCATTGCTAACAAtgcacaactgtgtgtgtgtgtgtgtgtgtgtgtgtgtgtgtgtgtgtgtgtgtgtgtgtgtgtagagtgtggagGCAGGCTGAAAGCAGAGGCCAAGCAGAAGAACCTGTACTCCCACACCCAGTTTGGAGACACCAACTACCCGGGCCACACGGAGTGTGAGTGGCTGCTGGTGGCGGATGCCAGCTACAGCATCGagctcaccttcaccaccttcgaggtggaggaggaggccgACTGTGGCTACGACTTCATCGAACTCTACGACGGCCGCGACACCCAGGCGCCCAGACTCGGGCGCTTCTGTGGCTCTGGGGTAAACGCTGAGGCCCTgaggccctgtgtgtgtgtgtgtgtgtgtgtgtgtgtgtgtgtgtgtgtgtgtttgtgtgtaaatgcGTGCATGTatttttgtgaatgtgtgtgtgtgtgtgttttttgtcaCACAATAaaaatctcctctctctctctctctctctctctctctctctctctctctctctctctctctctctctctctctctctctctctctctctcgccccggGAGGAGCTGTACTCAGCGGGTGACGCTGTCTTGATCCGCTTCCATAGTGACGACACCATCAGTAAGAAAGGCTTCCATATTCGCTACACCAGCACCAAGTTCCAGGAGACGCTGCACGTGCGTAAGTAGCGTTCCCGGGACTCGCTGCATCCCAACCGCCCGCTCGACGGAACGCCGGAGCCAAGCCACGTCCACGCgagaagccccgcctcctacACCCCCCAGAGACTCCGCCCCCGCACTGGACTCGCCTCCTTCCACTCACACGTGGCTGGCCATGATGAGAGCGCCACCCACCGGACTCCAACCTCCAATCACGTGTCCCACATCACCCGCCTCCGTAGCACAGCTTAGACACCCACAACGTCCTCACATGGAGAGAGTCCTCACAACGCTGCGTGGAGAAGGGCTGCCGGTCCTGAAATGAGCAGCACGTTTCCCCGCCTGTGACAGCAGGCACACGTTTCCCCGCCCGCGTTTACGCGCATGACTCGGCGAACTCCACCGACGGAAGAGGCTGGTTCCAAAAAACAGCTGCTTTTGCCGCACCATACCTCAACTacagtggcggatgctggtctttcaaggaggggaagctcaatttcggcttgagtgttagaagtcagtctccaaacacaagcagctacaacaaaaaccaccagaaatagaagctcgatttgtcgctagtcgtttttaacgaagaaaatgctgctaagaggattaggaaaatctccggttcaactcagaacagaatgaaaatcaaaaaaaaaattaaaattaaatgctcccgctgaggtttacaccaaaagatcgctgattcgctcatttcgctgtcaatcaaaaagggattcagcctcagacagatcatccaatcatcatgcagaagctgagcgtccgggccagccgaggccagcccactgccccatagacccccagagacgctgatcgtccgatgggcgggacaaagcccagcatttatccaatggctcgtttcgtttcgctgcactctttgcttcgctattgaactctgtagacgctcagcgtccacaccgtttaaagcgctgtgaagctgcgggactgagtgagaggaaagccgcgtcgttaccagcgataagaagctgattctgaacaaaagttgagcgcgttttagtgcatatttagtcaatgaaAATGAcacttattttttgacattttaggggaagctgagcttcccttgcagtcttagagcaatcgccactgcTCAACTAaactgtgcgtgcgtgcgtgtgtgttgtatgtgtgcgtgcgtgtgtgttatatacgtgcgtgtgagtgtgttatataCGTGCGTGTGCTGCATGCGTGCTGGTGTGCACATTTTCATTTAAGTATATgtctgggtgtttgtgtgtgtgtgtgtgggggggggtttcctataaaacatgaaatcaaaaaaaaaaaaaaaaaacattttcgtgtTGCTGATGTgacatgtttacatgtgtgtttacatgcGTGTTTACATGTGTGCGTTCCTCTCCGTGTGATGATGGAAAACGAGGACCCTTATACCCATACGAAATCTACAGTGTCCTTTCACTTTCGATGGGAAGACTTTAACCGCAAGTGTGGTTCGTCTGTGTGTTTTGGAACGAGCATGAACATGGGTTTGTACTCCCGATCAGAACAGAGATGGACTCACGTCTTAACATATTCTACTTAACAAAGACCACGAGTAATGTGTATCCACTGAATAACTctcattgttttgtttgtgtgggtgggtgacaTTAGTTTGGCTCAACATACTTAGCAAATGCTTTAAAACAAGACAAAAGAGGCTGTAAACAGGAAGAGAATCTGTACGTAAAGTATATGTTACAGAGGCCACAGCCCCTCACTACAACCCCCATAATTCTGTGCGCTTAATATGCACTTAACCCAAAAGAAGAGGATGTGTATCTGCTTATTCATTCATGCTCTCCAGCCAAGGGCCGTTCTGCAGACTTTGTCCCATGTTTTACAGACGACACAAGCTGACCTGTGTTTCAGCGAACTGTGTTTGAGTATTATTTGAGTGCGatgaagccccgcccactctggAAAGTGGGCTGGCTCTCCaaggggtgggggaggagcgTTTGCTCCGACCAGCCCTGACGCTCCCCGGCAAGGCAGTCGCTGCAGGAGGGAAACCTTAACGGTGCTACTCGGAACTACAGTTCCCATGAGGCAGTGCTGCTCGACAGCGCGTGGAAACGGACGCCCAATGGAGTTGCGAGCAGCGCCCGTGTGAGAGAGCGTAGGAACGACCATTGCCTTACAACCAAACGGATATTCTTGCACATGAGGAGGCTTATGTAAATAATGTTGGTTGTTGTTCGTTTTTTCCTTGAattat is a window encoding:
- the LOC143493611 gene encoding dorsal-ventral patterning tolloid-like protein 1, whose amino-acid sequence is MSWVFSELEIEQHQECAYDHLEAFDGPSDHAPILSHLCGSRVPEPLVSTGDSMHLRFTSDASVQRKGFQATHTTECGGRLKAEAKQKNLYSHTQFGDTNYPGHTECEWLLVADASYSIELTFTTFEVEEEADCGYDFIELYDGRDTQAPRLGRFCGSGVNAEALSDDTISKKGFHIRYTSTKFQETLHRLRPRTGLASFHSHVAGHDESATHRTPTSNHVSHITRLRSTA